One window of the Chryseobacterium camelliae genome contains the following:
- a CDS encoding DUF6443 domain-containing protein, protein MKKILIPASCLLISGMSYGQASPSTTENYVYSKTYLSDPSALLPKTSETVQYFDGLGRPKQVVNVKASPSGKDLVTPIPYDGFGRQADSFLPVPMATQNGGIQSGVEASAQSYHNDSFPFTHKNLENSPLDRVLSQVQPGSDWQNHPVSFRYDANAAGEVKKYATTTTTVNNATSSSLSSSGTYGASQLYKNTVTDEDGNATIEFKNGQGQTILVRKVLSATENADTNYVYNEYNQLAFVIPPLAAVSSALDQSTLDNLCYQYRYDGRNRLVEKKVPGKGWEYLVYDKADRLIFTQDAVMRPTAKWLFTKYDTFGRPIITGIVQGGSRLEMQDMIVGVVTENRDNTGFAKSDGMQIYYTNGHFPYFDKAFSVNYYDTYPPGSPITTSQVLGQPLLPQAGPGVAVSTKSLPLASYLKNIEDDKWTKNYTGYDMKGRQVITYSINHLGGYTHTESLLDFAGIPQQTITKHRRLSTDTERVITETFQYDSQNRLLVHKHKVDNNPEEILAQNTYNELSQLTNKKVGGISALNPLQSIDYAYNIRGWMTKINDPSATLTGGKLFGYEIKYQNPTNVSSSLVRYNGNISQIDWKTTNDHVLRRYTYQYDSLNRMFYAMYSKPNNTVVSTMAYDEWLSYDLNGNITHIDRYGLMDTNQAQMIDELDYGYTGNKLDRVVDNSGNNLGYPIGGNTISYNLNGNMTSHPDKNIKTITYNYLNLPSNINMVQGGGFGMPGEGNKIDYKYRADGVKVEKTINYVNPYTTDYTYINYLDGFQYKRKYNKSSTAQNPYDSGYLLQFVPTTEGYYNFENNKYIYNYVDHLGNVRLSYFNNGNGAEVLEENNYYPFGLKHEGYNGLTGNPSYQYKYQGQELQETGWYSFKWRNYMPDIGRFFNIDPLSEKYAYQSHYNFSENRVIDGRELEGLEVVLVKDIKKNDAIIKTANNGLYKDNPDTKTIHVFAHGNPSALYNETMKGEGTIDSGSDLNNVLNQGSSLWKNSKNKEGFTVVLHSCRTGRCTVDKAGNVIDPVASEISKSKEMKGVTIIAPDERDGFSANGTEIGPQVTKNTDNNGEYLPGTPRSEHGKQTKQFGNWNSFQNGKRTEQQPGNTKPEGKDQRSLWDRIFN, encoded by the coding sequence ATGAAAAAAATACTTATCCCGGCCAGCTGCTTACTGATATCAGGTATGTCCTATGGACAGGCCTCCCCGAGCACAACCGAAAACTATGTATACAGCAAAACCTATTTATCAGACCCTTCGGCTTTATTGCCTAAGACCTCAGAGACCGTCCAGTACTTTGACGGGCTTGGAAGGCCAAAACAGGTCGTGAACGTCAAAGCCTCCCCTTCAGGGAAAGACTTAGTTACCCCCATTCCTTATGACGGGTTTGGAAGGCAGGCAGACTCCTTTCTTCCTGTTCCCATGGCTACCCAGAACGGAGGCATCCAGTCAGGAGTGGAAGCCTCGGCCCAAAGCTACCATAACGATAGCTTTCCCTTCACCCATAAAAACCTGGAGAACTCCCCTTTGGACCGGGTACTTTCCCAGGTCCAGCCCGGATCGGACTGGCAGAATCATCCGGTCAGCTTCCGGTATGATGCCAATGCAGCAGGAGAAGTAAAAAAATATGCAACCACCACCACTACGGTAAATAATGCCACTTCTTCTTCCTTGAGTTCTTCCGGTACTTATGGAGCCAGCCAGCTGTATAAAAATACCGTAACCGATGAAGACGGTAATGCAACCATAGAGTTTAAAAACGGACAAGGCCAGACCATACTGGTCAGGAAAGTACTGAGTGCCACAGAAAATGCTGATACAAATTATGTGTACAATGAATATAATCAGCTGGCATTTGTGATCCCTCCCCTGGCTGCTGTAAGCTCAGCATTAGATCAAAGCACTCTGGATAACTTATGTTACCAATACCGTTATGATGGCAGGAACCGTTTAGTGGAAAAGAAAGTTCCCGGAAAAGGCTGGGAATATCTGGTCTACGATAAAGCGGACCGGCTTATATTCACTCAGGATGCTGTGATGCGTCCTACGGCCAAATGGCTGTTCACCAAATATGATACTTTTGGGAGACCCATTATCACCGGGATTGTTCAGGGAGGAAGCAGGCTGGAGATGCAGGATATGATCGTGGGTGTGGTTACGGAAAACCGTGATAATACAGGTTTTGCCAAAAGTGACGGGATGCAGATCTATTACACCAACGGACACTTTCCTTACTTTGATAAGGCTTTTTCCGTTAATTATTACGACACCTATCCACCGGGTTCTCCTATAACGACTTCCCAGGTGCTTGGCCAGCCACTTCTTCCCCAGGCAGGACCGGGCGTAGCAGTAAGCACCAAAAGCCTTCCTTTAGCATCTTACCTTAAGAATATAGAAGATGACAAGTGGACGAAGAATTATACAGGCTATGATATGAAAGGAAGACAGGTCATCACGTATTCCATCAACCATTTAGGCGGTTATACCCATACGGAATCCCTGCTTGATTTTGCAGGGATTCCTCAACAAACCATTACCAAACATAGAAGATTATCTACGGATACGGAGCGGGTCATTACCGAGACCTTCCAGTATGACAGCCAGAACAGGCTTCTGGTCCATAAGCATAAAGTGGATAATAATCCTGAGGAAATCCTGGCGCAGAATACCTACAATGAGCTTTCACAGCTAACCAATAAGAAAGTAGGCGGCATATCTGCTTTAAATCCGTTACAGAGCATAGACTATGCGTATAACATCCGCGGATGGATGACTAAGATCAATGACCCTTCTGCTACTCTTACAGGCGGAAAGCTCTTTGGATATGAAATAAAGTATCAGAATCCCACCAATGTTTCTAGCTCACTTGTCAGATATAACGGGAATATATCACAGATTGACTGGAAAACAACAAATGATCATGTTTTAAGAAGGTATACTTATCAATATGATAGTTTAAACAGGATGTTTTATGCCATGTACTCTAAGCCCAATAATACAGTAGTGAGTACTATGGCATACGATGAATGGCTTTCGTATGATTTAAATGGAAATATTACCCATATAGACAGGTACGGATTAATGGATACTAATCAGGCTCAAATGATTGATGAATTAGACTATGGCTATACTGGAAATAAGTTAGATAGGGTAGTTGATAACTCTGGTAATAATTTGGGATACCCTATAGGTGGAAATACGATAAGTTATAATCTGAATGGCAATATGACAAGCCACCCGGATAAAAATATAAAAACCATTACCTATAATTATCTGAATCTTCCTTCAAATATCAATATGGTACAAGGAGGTGGATTCGGAATGCCGGGCGAAGGAAACAAAATTGATTATAAATATCGGGCAGATGGCGTGAAGGTTGAAAAAACTATAAATTATGTCAATCCATACACTACGGATTATACCTATATTAATTACCTGGATGGTTTTCAGTATAAAAGGAAATATAACAAATCCAGTACAGCACAGAATCCATACGATTCAGGCTATCTGTTACAATTCGTACCGACAACAGAAGGATATTATAATTTTGAAAATAATAAGTATATTTACAATTATGTTGACCATTTAGGAAATGTACGGTTAAGTTATTTCAATAATGGAAATGGCGCAGAGGTTCTTGAAGAAAACAATTATTATCCGTTTGGATTAAAGCATGAAGGATACAATGGGCTGACGGGAAATCCATCTTACCAATATAAGTATCAAGGACAAGAACTGCAAGAGACGGGGTGGTATAGTTTTAAGTGGAGAAATTACATGCCAGATATAGGAAGATTCTTTAATATAGATCCACTTTCTGAAAAATATGCTTATCAATCGCATTATAACTTTTCTGAAAATAGGGTTATTGATGGTAGAGAGCTAGAAGGATTAGAAGTAGTATTAGTTAAAGATATTAAGAAAAATGATGCTATAATTAAAACAGCAAATAATGGTTTGTATAAAGATAATCCTGATACAAAAACAATACACGTTTTTGCACATGGAAATCCAAGTGCTCTTTATAACGAAACTATGAAAGGAGAAGGTACAATAGATTCAGGTTCAGATCTTAACAATGTACTGAATCAAGGAAGTTCTTTATGGAAAAACTCTAAAAATAAAGAAGGATTTACAGTTGTATTACATTCTTGCAGAACAGGAAGGTGTACAGTAGATAAAGCAGGAAATGTAATTGATCCTGTTGCTTCTGAAATATCAAAGTCTAAAGAAATGAAAGGGGTTACAATCATTGCACCAGATGAAAGAGATGGTTTCTCTGCCAATGGGACAGAAATAGGTCCACAAGTAACAAAGAATACTGATAATAATGGAGAATATTTGCCTGGAACTCCAAGAAGTGAACATGGAAAACAAACAAAACAATTTGGAAACTGGAATTCTTTTCAAAATGGAAAGAGAACAGAACAGCAACCAGGAAATACAAAACCTGAAGGAAAAGATCAAAGAAGTTTGTGGGACAGAATTTTTAATTAA
- a CDS encoding metallophosphoesterase — MNLSLKTHLKRFSVPLRFLLVPSLLYSCATYTVKKGEHLSETDASRSMPETDFKVFLIGDAGNADETQAQYTLNALKNKLDSASQNSMLIFLGDNIYPSGMPKEDDPGYALAKQKLEDQLMVTKNFKGRTLVIPGNHDWYHGLDGLKAQENMVRAYMKDKKAFLPKNSCPIDDINLTDDVKLIVIDTEWALANWDKHPGINKDCDIKTREGLFTEFKHLINKNQDKRIIVALHHPIISSGTHAGYSSARSNLFLLESKIPAPGIATVVNVLRSASGASPEDILNRHYAELANRLKSIVQDKDNIIFVSGHDHNLQYHEAGNIRQIISGAGSKTNPATIARPTDFSYGGSGFAVLNIRKDESTDVEFFSTKDRKFEKLAQISVIDKPQPLANTYPSVLPATVTSTIYTEKMTQKRKFYRWLWGDHYRKYYGMPIEAPTANIAELDGGYTPFREGGGNQSNSLRLKAKDGQEFVMRSVKKSAVRFLNNMAFRQSTFGNELQNTFPERFLLDFYTTNHPFTAFSVGNMADKLDLFHSNPRLYYIPKQQALGKYNDHHGDELYMVEERFSADPKTLKSLDNARDIVSTDDVLKNLTKSAKYSVDEESYIRARLFDMLIGDWDRHADQWKWAEYKDGDKIVYKPIPRDHDQAFSKYDGAAFKIIMNVPVIRHMKTFKSDIRNIKWLNREPYPLDLVFLKGSSEKDWTAQAQYIQQHLTDRDIDEAFTNLPKEVQDQTITDIQQKLKSRKEKLQDYAGQYYDVLQKKVPLAGTVHPDKFVITKNGNSVQVQQYRLGKNNEQPELVFEKTYSDDKTKELWIYGLEDDDMYEVSGEGRPKINIRLIGGYNHDTYNVSNGSRVKIYDFKSQKNTYNDGSASKRITNDYNVNTYDYQHPKYNFAAGLPNADFNPDDGVIFGFLANYTVNNFIQDPYTQKHSLKANLYTATGGFNLVYKGIFKKAIAGWDFNLDASYTTPRFTENFFGLSNESEYDRKETKRWYNRARISRFYFAPSISKKSWSNIQNQFQLTFENNKVQRNGDRFVDVSQDVRQEVFNDQQFGGANYTFSYKNLDNSAFPTFGFELVGNVAWKANLADYNRNFAILSGRLSFDHKLDKRGRFVLANSSNGMWISNNDFEFYQAASIGGNNGMRAFRNDRFSGKSSFTNNSEIRWDFGRIRNNIAPANMGILIGYDIGRVWNDHEDSKKWHQSVGAGFWLSIVEMFSARLNYFHGSDGGRVSAGVGMTF; from the coding sequence ATGAATTTATCCCTGAAAACTCATCTAAAAAGATTCTCAGTTCCGCTGAGATTTCTGCTGGTCCCGAGCCTGCTGTATTCCTGTGCGACCTATACGGTAAAAAAAGGTGAACACCTTTCGGAAACAGATGCCTCAAGATCTATGCCTGAAACTGATTTCAAGGTCTTCCTCATCGGTGATGCCGGTAATGCAGATGAAACCCAGGCCCAATATACGCTGAATGCGCTTAAAAATAAGCTTGATTCCGCCAGCCAGAATTCCATGCTGATCTTTCTGGGAGATAATATCTATCCTTCAGGAATGCCTAAGGAAGATGATCCTGGCTATGCGCTTGCCAAACAGAAACTGGAAGACCAGCTTATGGTGACCAAGAATTTCAAAGGAAGGACACTGGTAATTCCCGGAAACCACGACTGGTACCACGGACTGGACGGCCTGAAAGCGCAGGAAAACATGGTCAGGGCCTACATGAAAGATAAAAAGGCATTCCTTCCCAAAAACTCCTGTCCTATTGATGACATCAACCTTACCGATGATGTGAAGCTCATCGTGATTGACACGGAATGGGCCCTTGCCAACTGGGACAAGCACCCCGGAATAAATAAAGACTGTGATATCAAAACCCGGGAAGGCCTGTTTACGGAATTCAAACACCTCATCAATAAAAATCAGGATAAAAGGATCATCGTAGCCCTGCACCACCCGATCATCAGCAGCGGAACCCATGCCGGGTACAGTTCGGCAAGGTCCAACCTGTTCCTGCTGGAAAGCAAAATCCCGGCTCCCGGGATTGCCACAGTGGTCAATGTGCTGAGAAGCGCATCAGGGGCGAGTCCGGAAGATATCCTTAACAGGCATTATGCTGAACTGGCCAACCGGCTGAAAAGTATCGTGCAGGACAAAGACAATATCATCTTCGTTTCCGGTCATGACCATAACCTTCAGTATCATGAGGCGGGCAATATACGCCAGATCATCAGCGGCGCCGGATCCAAAACGAACCCGGCCACCATTGCCCGGCCGACAGATTTTTCCTACGGAGGAAGCGGTTTCGCAGTGCTGAACATCAGGAAAGATGAAAGTACGGATGTAGAATTCTTTTCCACAAAAGACCGTAAATTCGAAAAGCTGGCGCAAATCAGCGTTATAGATAAGCCACAGCCTCTTGCCAATACCTACCCTTCTGTCTTACCTGCGACGGTGACCTCTACGATCTATACAGAAAAGATGACGCAGAAAAGGAAATTCTACCGCTGGCTGTGGGGAGATCATTACAGGAAATATTACGGGATGCCTATCGAAGCTCCTACCGCCAATATTGCTGAACTGGACGGAGGCTATACGCCTTTCCGGGAAGGCGGCGGCAACCAGTCCAACAGTCTGCGCCTGAAAGCTAAGGACGGACAGGAATTCGTAATGCGGAGTGTCAAAAAAAGTGCGGTGAGATTCCTCAACAATATGGCATTCCGGCAAAGTACATTCGGCAATGAACTGCAAAACACGTTCCCGGAACGCTTCCTGCTTGATTTCTATACTACCAACCATCCGTTTACCGCATTTTCGGTAGGCAATATGGCAGACAAGCTGGATCTTTTCCACAGCAATCCACGCCTGTATTATATCCCGAAGCAACAGGCTTTAGGAAAATACAATGACCATCACGGCGATGAGCTTTATATGGTTGAAGAACGTTTTTCAGCTGATCCGAAAACCCTGAAATCCCTTGATAATGCCCGGGATATTGTCTCTACAGATGATGTGCTTAAAAACCTGACGAAGAGTGCGAAATATTCCGTTGATGAGGAATCGTACATCAGAGCCAGGCTTTTTGACATGCTGATCGGCGACTGGGACAGGCATGCAGACCAGTGGAAATGGGCAGAGTACAAAGATGGAGATAAGATTGTGTACAAACCGATCCCGAGGGATCACGACCAGGCATTCAGCAAATACGACGGAGCGGCATTCAAGATCATTATGAATGTTCCGGTAATCCGCCACATGAAAACTTTTAAAAGCGACATCAGGAATATAAAATGGCTGAACAGAGAACCCTATCCTTTGGATCTGGTATTCCTGAAAGGCTCTTCGGAAAAGGACTGGACTGCACAGGCACAGTACATCCAGCAACATCTGACCGACCGTGATATTGACGAGGCCTTTACCAACCTTCCTAAAGAAGTCCAGGATCAAACCATCACGGATATTCAGCAGAAACTGAAATCGAGAAAAGAAAAGCTCCAGGACTATGCTGGTCAATACTATGATGTACTGCAGAAAAAAGTGCCGTTGGCCGGAACTGTGCATCCTGATAAGTTTGTAATCACTAAAAATGGTAATTCCGTACAGGTACAGCAATACAGACTGGGCAAAAATAATGAGCAGCCGGAACTGGTATTTGAGAAAACCTATTCCGATGACAAAACTAAAGAGCTCTGGATCTATGGACTGGAAGACGATGATATGTATGAAGTTTCTGGAGAAGGCCGGCCTAAAATAAATATCAGGCTCATCGGAGGATATAATCATGATACGTATAATGTATCTAATGGAAGCCGGGTGAAAATTTATGATTTCAAATCCCAGAAGAATACGTATAACGACGGTTCTGCATCCAAACGCATTACCAATGATTATAATGTGAATACTTATGATTACCAGCACCCTAAATACAATTTTGCGGCAGGCCTGCCGAATGCAGACTTCAATCCGGATGATGGCGTGATTTTCGGCTTCCTGGCGAATTATACCGTTAATAACTTTATCCAGGACCCTTACACACAAAAGCATAGCCTCAAAGCGAATCTTTATACCGCTACAGGTGGATTTAACCTTGTTTACAAAGGGATTTTCAAAAAAGCGATTGCAGGATGGGATTTTAACCTCGATGCTTCTTACACAACGCCCCGCTTCACGGAAAATTTCTTCGGGCTGTCCAACGAAAGTGAATATGACCGCAAAGAAACCAAACGCTGGTACAACCGGGCAAGAATCTCCAGGTTCTATTTTGCCCCTTCCATTTCCAAAAAGAGCTGGAGCAATATCCAGAATCAGTTCCAGCTGACGTTTGAAAATAATAAGGTACAGAGAAACGGCGACCGTTTCGTAGATGTTTCGCAGGATGTAAGGCAGGAAGTGTTCAATGACCAGCAGTTCGGAGGGGCCAATTATACCTTCAGCTATAAAAACCTGGACAATTCCGCTTTCCCTACATTCGGATTTGAACTGGTTGGAAATGTAGCCTGGAAAGCCAATCTTGCCGATTACAACAGGAACTTCGCCATTCTATCCGGAAGGCTGTCTTTCGATCATAAGCTTGATAAAAGAGGCCGTTTTGTACTGGCTAATTCCAGCAACGGGATGTGGATCAGCAATAACGATTTTGAGTTTTACCAGGCAGCCAGTATTGGCGGCAATAACGGGATGAGGGCTTTCAGGAATGACCGGTTCTCCGGAAAATCTTCCTTCACCAACAATTCTGAAATCCGCTGGGATTTCGGACGGATCAGGAATAATATTGCCCCGGCTAATATGGGAATCCTGATCGGCTACGATATCGGCCGAGTATGGAATGACCATGAAGATTCCAAAAAGTGGCATCAATCCGTAGGAGCCGGCTTCTGGCTTAGCATCGTAGAAATGTTCTCCGCACGCCTGAACTATTTCCACGGTTCGGATGGCGGCAGGGTTTCTGCAGGAGTGGGCATGACTTTTTAA
- a CDS encoding Pycsar system effector family protein, with protein MNILHKAKDYVETLFKNRLSSIYFYHNFVHTTYTVNKAEEIMKHTPVSEEDQEKVLLALWFHDTGYVESPENHEEKGVDIMKNFLQQEQYPQHKIDDIARLILATQITHEPGTLLEKIVKDADCSHFASHDYNDISDALRKEWELTNVRCFSNEQWNEGNLNMLRNKHKFYTDYAKENWEPLKKKNIKKIEKKLIREEDKKEDRKESADSRKEKSDRSVDTLFRITLSNHTRLSDIADSKANILLSVNAIIISVCLSVLVPKLDAPRNSHLIIPSFILLLSSVLTIIFAILSTKPNVTKARFTLQDVKDRKVNLLFFGNFNRMLFEDYQEAMNVLIKDRDYIYDSMVKDLYFLGKVLDRKYKLLSTTYKIFMAGIVISVLSFGYAFLTL; from the coding sequence ATGAATATTTTACACAAAGCTAAAGATTATGTGGAAACCTTGTTTAAAAACAGGTTATCTTCTATATATTTTTATCATAATTTCGTCCATACTACATATACGGTCAATAAGGCGGAAGAAATCATGAAACATACTCCGGTTTCCGAAGAAGACCAGGAAAAAGTACTGCTGGCCCTCTGGTTCCATGATACGGGATACGTGGAGAGCCCTGAGAATCATGAGGAGAAAGGAGTTGACATCATGAAAAATTTCCTGCAGCAGGAACAATATCCTCAACATAAGATTGATGATATCGCCCGGCTGATCTTAGCCACCCAAATCACCCATGAACCCGGAACCCTTCTGGAAAAGATTGTGAAAGATGCAGACTGCAGCCATTTCGCAAGCCATGATTACAATGATATTTCCGATGCTTTGCGAAAAGAATGGGAGCTGACCAATGTAAGATGTTTTTCCAATGAGCAATGGAATGAAGGTAATCTCAATATGCTCAGGAACAAACACAAATTCTATACCGATTATGCCAAAGAGAACTGGGAGCCGCTAAAAAAGAAAAATATAAAAAAGATTGAGAAAAAACTGATCAGGGAAGAGGATAAAAAAGAAGACCGGAAGGAGTCTGCGGACTCCAGAAAAGAAAAATCGGACCGCAGCGTGGATACCCTGTTCAGGATAACCCTGAGCAACCATACCAGGCTCAGTGATATCGCGGACAGTAAGGCCAACATCCTGCTATCCGTTAATGCGATCATCATTTCCGTGTGCCTTTCCGTCCTGGTCCCTAAACTGGATGCACCAAGGAATTCACACCTGATCATCCCAAGCTTTATATTGCTTCTTTCCAGTGTGCTGACCATCATTTTTGCCATCCTGTCTACCAAACCGAATGTGACAAAAGCCAGATTCACCCTTCAGGATGTTAAAGACCGTAAAGTGAATTTGTTATTCTTCGGGAATTTCAACAGAATGCTTTTTGAGGATTACCAGGAGGCCATGAATGTCCTGATCAAAGACCGGGACTATATTTATGACTCCATGGTGAAAGACCTGTATTTCCTGGGAAAAGTCCTGGACCGAAAGTATAAGCTTCTGTCTACCACCTACAAGATCTTTATGGCCGGGATCGTTATTTCCGTACTGTCTTTCGGGTATGCCTTCCTGACACTTTAA
- a CDS encoding bestrophin family protein, with amino-acid sequence MIVRQRVHWLKMLFIWKGSVLKKIMVQLTVITLFSLAIYYFKGKVFDYKVHLNPAIFTLIGLALAIFMGFCNSASYDRYWEGRKLWGVLVNETRSLTRQIFSLVNDPGTDAHQEKQKIVRVIAAFCWSLNDYLRDKPGAHNLEHLLSPEQIRQLQGKKFIPNMILGFIADWLNDQYSKGNIDSIIMASMDERLNQFSTILGGCERIHNTPLPFAYSILLHRTVYLYCFWLPFGLVDIVGWMMPLVVLLISYTFIALDAIIQEIGEPFGEEENDLALNSICRTIEFSIFEQAGIPQAQHAVPDSYVLD; translated from the coding sequence ATGATCGTAAGACAGCGGGTTCACTGGCTCAAGATGCTCTTCATTTGGAAAGGTTCTGTCCTGAAGAAAATTATGGTGCAGCTTACTGTAATCACGCTTTTCTCGCTGGCCATTTATTATTTCAAAGGAAAAGTTTTCGATTATAAAGTCCATCTTAATCCTGCAATTTTTACCCTTATCGGCCTCGCACTGGCTATTTTTATGGGCTTTTGCAATTCAGCGAGCTATGACCGGTATTGGGAAGGGCGCAAACTTTGGGGCGTGTTGGTCAATGAGACCCGTTCACTCACCCGGCAGATCTTTTCCCTCGTTAATGATCCGGGTACTGATGCTCATCAGGAAAAACAGAAAATAGTCAGGGTCATTGCGGCTTTCTGCTGGTCCCTGAATGATTACCTGAGGGATAAACCCGGAGCCCACAACCTTGAGCATCTGCTTTCACCGGAACAGATCCGACAATTGCAGGGCAAAAAATTCATTCCTAACATGATTTTAGGTTTCATAGCCGACTGGCTGAATGATCAGTACAGCAAAGGAAATATAGACAGCATTATCATGGCTTCCATGGATGAACGCCTGAACCAGTTCTCCACGATCCTTGGGGGCTGTGAACGGATCCACAATACGCCGCTGCCTTTCGCTTACAGCATCCTGCTGCACAGGACCGTATACCTGTACTGTTTCTGGCTGCCGTTCGGGCTGGTGGATATCGTAGGCTGGATGATGCCTCTGGTTGTGCTTCTGATCAGCTACACCTTTATTGCACTGGATGCCATCATTCAGGAAATCGGGGAACCTTTCGGCGAAGAAGAAAACGATTTGGCCCTGAACAGCATCTGCAGGACCATCGAATTTTCGATTTTCGAGCAGGCCGGGATTCCGCAGGCACAGCATGCTGTTCCGGATTCTTATGTGCTGGACTGA